atgggctccgGGTCAGGCAGCCTCTAAtgatttcaatggaggccatccacgcAGATTCcccggcaaaatagagcatgctgcgatttttcttccactcacggattatgcaattcgtatctgcaagtgtgaaggaaaaatctaaaagttcatgcctttcaatgcctgcattttacaATGGATCATCCGCAGGGATGGTGATCGCGAAATCCGCCACACAAATCCGATTGTGTGAGACCTCCCGCTAAGGCTAGGTTCATAACAATGTTGGAAGATCTATCTAAAGGCTCTGAAACAGATCTGGCATGGAATCCTGGACCAAACAGTGCTATTTTGTCCCCACATGCCAGAAGTCGAAGGGATCCCATTATAAACAAATGGGGTCTATTCAGTGCCGACTGGGTCTGGCATATACCAGATCCGATACTTCAGCTTTTGCTGTTCGGCTCAGAGAATGCAACTGACAATGGAAATCAATGATGgtagtgtgaacctagcctaaaatAAATCATGGGCATATAgagtagaattaaaaaaaactgcagaccTTCTGAGTGTACCATATTTTATTTAACATAATTTAAATTAAGAACTCATTAAATTACAAAAaagaatatatgcaaataaagttAGATATACCCACAGTTCATTGTCCACCAGGTAGAGATGAAAGCTGCCAAGGAACTGAGCCCTCAGGTGACATAAAATAATCCGCAAACGAGTCCCTGACCTGCAGTGCAGACATATCAGGCATTTCGCGAAACCACTCATTCACTCTCTCCATGGCGGGCATGTTCTCCTCAACATCAACAGTCTCATGGACACGTAGATAATTATGTAGAATACAGCAGGCCTTTGTAATGGATTCCACCATATCAATATCCAACTGTAATGCTCTTAGAAATACACTCCATTTGCTGCTCAGAATGCCAAATGCACATTTAACATGGTGGCGTGCGCGGGAGAGTCGATTATTGTAGATTAGCCTTCTAGTATCCAGCCCTTGCATGGGAAATGGACTGAGCACACTGGCAGTCACTGCAAAGGCCTCGTCTGCCACAATGACATAGGGCACCGGGGAGCCGGTGGTTCCAGGCAGTGGTCTTGGGTTAGGCAGGGTCAACTTAGTTGTGAGAATCTGTTGTCCTATTCTAGTTGCATTTAAGACTCCAGCATCCGTTGTGCATCTATTAGCCATGGTATGTACAGCTACAAAATGGTATCGACTGTCTGCCAATGCCAGCAATACCACTGAAAAATATTTCTTATGGGTGTAGATTCTAGACCCTTCTTTCAGCGGCACACGGACCCGTATGTGCTTCCCACCTAAGGATCCAACACAGTTAGGAAACTGAGTGGCTACTTCGAACCGGGAAGCAATGTCCAGCCAGGCCTCTGTAGT
This region of Eleutherodactylus coqui strain aEleCoq1 chromosome 5, aEleCoq1.hap1, whole genome shotgun sequence genomic DNA includes:
- the LOC136628312 gene encoding uncharacterized protein isoform X3, whose translation is MALSMTPRDRVLLAWLISRRLRRRRALEEEQRTPRLEVYHNVCQRSSKGHLATFYQDLRQHPEKFSQFCRISIQTFDKLLEELRSGLILQDSSSSQNILPEERLLITLRFLATGNSFETLHLEFLLCKFTIAGIVQATCDLIWEGLQPTVMPAPTTEAWLDIASRFEVATQFPNCVGSLGGKHIRVRVPLKEGSRIYTHKKYFSVVLLALADSRYHFVAVHTMANRCTTDAGVLNATRIGQQILTTKLTLPNPRPLPGTTGSPVPYVIVADEAFAVTASVLSPFPMQGLDTRRLIYNNRLSRARHHVKCAFGILSSKWSVFLRALQLDIDMVESITKACCILHNYLRVHETVDVEENMPAMERVNEWFREMPDMSALQVRDSFADYFMSPEGSVPWQLSSLPGGQ
- the LOC136628312 gene encoding uncharacterized protein isoform X1, translating into MSNPRSPQRVGALCEPGMALSMTPRDRVLLAWLISRRLRRRRALEEEQRTPRLEVYHNVCQRSSKGHLATFYQDLRQHPEKFSQFCRISIQTFDKLLEELRSGLILQDSSSSQNILPEERLLITLRFLATGNSFETLHLEFLLCKFTIAGIVQATCDLIWEGLQPTVMPAPTTEAWLDIASRFEVATQFPNCVGSLGGKHIRVRVPLKEGSRIYTHKKYFSVVLLALADSRYHFVAVHTMANRCTTDAGVLNATRIGQQILTTKLTLPNPRPLPGTTGSPVPYVIVADEAFAVTASVLSPFPMQGLDTRRLIYNNRLSRARHHVKCAFGILSSKWSVFLRALQLDIDMVESITKACCILHNYLRVHETVDVEENMPAMERVNEWFREMPDMSALQVRDSFADYFMSPEGSVPWQLSSLPGGQ
- the LOC136628312 gene encoding uncharacterized protein isoform X2, yielding MEILAKREEHESGGRSTMALSMTPRDRVLLAWLISRRLRRRRALEEEQRTPRLEVYHNVCQRSSKGHLATFYQDLRQHPEKFSQFCRISIQTFDKLLEELRSGLILQDSSSSQNILPEERLLITLRFLATGNSFETLHLEFLLCKFTIAGIVQATCDLIWEGLQPTVMPAPTTEAWLDIASRFEVATQFPNCVGSLGGKHIRVRVPLKEGSRIYTHKKYFSVVLLALADSRYHFVAVHTMANRCTTDAGVLNATRIGQQILTTKLTLPNPRPLPGTTGSPVPYVIVADEAFAVTASVLSPFPMQGLDTRRLIYNNRLSRARHHVKCAFGILSSKWSVFLRALQLDIDMVESITKACCILHNYLRVHETVDVEENMPAMERVNEWFREMPDMSALQVRDSFADYFMSPEGSVPWQLSSLPGGQ